The Kordia sp. SMS9 genome window below encodes:
- a CDS encoding PcfJ domain-containing protein: METQYIHRKHISKSKRLKEKLAAKAKEAALQESLQKHNKAKKVLFPAMVEKIYEGKERSNYESNSLAYILENHFSALHKKKQPRRRVAFRNILLHLYKKRCTKLLRNEEYLRVIYQIAWFSTAGIRDIETWKRKSHNADKQLKSIIKHCFVKYEVPAFMYEAWLDYNRKYISWFIDLGRGQSVKSLSKMPVRLTKKGAHQFLQAPANYTIEMALRRAQALAFGTDELLAGRIACTGLSRNDFQHETFWETVIQFFMKQTMLDFNKMEEIIDYLNDCIRNNAAYSIKGRTITSLTRQSDAWHVEQAVHNASKVEMFTWKPTLDSSLIVTKKDGNDVKKYRLFELCSSKELIVEGRKMNHCVASYARSCCVKVAAIFTLRCTSFSKGLEILATIELDIKSQTIVQAKGRFNNPISAVAKKIMYDWATQHELKIGKWL, translated from the coding sequence ATGGAAACACAATACATACATCGAAAGCATATTTCGAAATCCAAAAGATTAAAGGAAAAACTGGCGGCAAAAGCTAAAGAAGCAGCACTACAAGAAAGCTTACAAAAACACAACAAAGCAAAAAAAGTACTGTTTCCAGCCATGGTCGAAAAGATCTACGAAGGCAAAGAACGAAGCAATTATGAATCCAATTCGCTGGCGTATATCTTGGAAAATCATTTCAGTGCGTTACACAAAAAAAAGCAACCACGCAGACGTGTAGCATTTAGAAACATCCTATTGCACTTGTACAAAAAGCGTTGTACAAAGCTATTACGAAACGAAGAATATTTACGTGTCATCTATCAAATTGCTTGGTTTAGCACTGCGGGAATCAGAGACATAGAAACGTGGAAACGAAAAAGTCACAACGCAGATAAGCAACTGAAAAGTATCATAAAACACTGTTTTGTAAAATACGAAGTGCCAGCGTTTATGTACGAAGCTTGGTTGGATTACAATCGCAAATACATTTCTTGGTTTATTGATTTAGGGCGCGGACAAAGTGTAAAAAGTTTGTCAAAAATGCCAGTGCGTTTAACCAAAAAAGGAGCGCATCAATTTTTGCAAGCACCAGCCAATTATACGATTGAAATGGCACTGCGTAGAGCACAAGCATTAGCGTTTGGAACTGATGAATTATTAGCAGGACGCATTGCGTGTACAGGATTAAGTCGAAACGACTTTCAACACGAAACTTTCTGGGAAACAGTGATTCAGTTTTTCATGAAACAAACAATGTTGGACTTCAACAAAATGGAAGAAATCATTGATTATTTAAACGATTGTATTCGTAATAATGCAGCCTATTCTATCAAAGGAAGAACCATTACATCCTTAACAAGACAATCGGATGCATGGCACGTAGAACAAGCTGTGCACAATGCAAGTAAGGTAGAAATGTTTACATGGAAACCAACGCTTGACAGTTCCTTGATAGTGACAAAAAAGGACGGGAATGATGTAAAAAAATACCGTTTGTTCGAATTGTGTTCTTCTAAGGAATTGATTGTAGAAGGACGAAAAATGAACCATTGTGTCGCGTCGTATGCGCGTTCGTGCTGTGTAAAAGTAGCTGCTATTTTTACACTAAGATGCACCAGTTTTTCAAAAGGATTAGAAATCTTAGCGACGATCGAATTAGACATAAAATCGCAAACTATTGTCCAAGCAAAAGGACGATTTAACAATCCCATTTCCGCAGTTGCCAAAAAAATCATGTACGATTGGGCAACGCAACACGAATTAAAAATCGGGAAATGGTTGTAA
- a CDS encoding endonuclease/exonuclease/phosphatase family protein, whose product MKFRIYFKKSLQIFLCIAIIVQFTIKDFFYISALLFYATPLPLIVLGVLFLLLFTKASARKYYVILAVIITVIWCNRSYTYSEDVDTSNSLEIVLWNAYRIRNFEDAFEVNGNLPDVLVLIECDEHDYQKIIQKYPNYHFELTEKKVGIFSKTPLKIHSKVKTKDHVVIVHFSTKNTHFYAIDVSSDLRHFRKPMLQSIISEIKTEEKNIILGDFNTPIESLFFKNFKKNYQHAFTEKGNGFRETWFWNLPLLSLDHIWVSKDLQILKTEKINTWKSDHSMLKMYLKNEVEKK is encoded by the coding sequence ATGAAATTTAGGATTTACTTTAAAAAATCATTGCAAATTTTCTTGTGCATTGCCATTATAGTGCAGTTTACCATAAAGGATTTTTTTTATATTTCCGCGTTGTTATTTTATGCAACACCGCTTCCGCTGATTGTACTCGGAGTATTGTTTTTACTTCTGTTTACAAAAGCTTCCGCCAGAAAATACTATGTGATATTGGCTGTAATTATAACCGTAATTTGGTGTAACAGAAGCTACACGTATTCGGAAGATGTAGATACGTCCAATTCCTTGGAAATTGTACTGTGGAATGCCTATCGAATTCGAAACTTTGAAGATGCGTTTGAAGTCAACGGAAACTTACCAGATGTGCTCGTTTTGATTGAATGTGACGAACACGATTATCAAAAAATCATTCAAAAATATCCAAACTACCACTTTGAACTGACAGAAAAAAAGGTAGGTATTTTTTCAAAAACACCTCTAAAAATTCATTCAAAAGTAAAAACAAAAGATCATGTTGTTATCGTTCATTTTAGCACAAAAAACACACATTTTTATGCCATAGATGTCTCTTCAGATTTGCGACATTTTCGAAAACCAATGCTGCAAAGTATCATTTCTGAAATCAAAACGGAGGAGAAAAACATCATTTTAGGTGATTTTAATACACCAATTGAGTCCCTATTCTTTAAAAATTTCAAAAAAAATTATCAACATGCTTTTACAGAAAAAGGCAATGGATTTCGCGAAACTTGGTTTTGGAATCTTCCACTGCTGTCCCTCGATCATATCTGGGTTTCCAAAGATTTACAAATTCTAAAAACAGAAAAAATAAACACTTGGAAATCGGATCATTCCATGCTCAAAATGTACCTCAAAAATGAGGTCGAGAAAAAATAA
- a CDS encoding YciI family protein, which yields MNKYIYLFLAGIFCIACTNSTENQTSNNNQTHVGNKKFTKAHIQKLLDEGYKILEFVDPKTKDTLLMQQYFMAFLKKGKDTLQNPKTGDSLQRLHLAHLQKMYDLGHADISGPFGELDGNIRGVTIYNVPTLEIADSLANADPSVKAGRLEIEMHPWWAAKGYYLR from the coding sequence ATGAATAAATACATCTATCTATTCTTAGCTGGAATTTTCTGCATAGCGTGCACTAATTCTACCGAAAACCAAACATCAAACAACAATCAAACGCACGTTGGAAACAAAAAATTTACCAAAGCACACATACAAAAATTACTTGACGAAGGTTATAAAATTTTGGAATTTGTAGATCCAAAAACAAAAGATACACTCTTAATGCAGCAATACTTTATGGCGTTTTTAAAAAAAGGAAAAGATACCTTACAAAACCCAAAAACCGGCGACAGTTTGCAGCGATTGCACTTGGCGCATCTCCAAAAAATGTACGATTTAGGACATGCGGATATTTCTGGACCTTTTGGCGAATTGGATGGTAACATTCGCGGCGTAACCATTTACAATGTGCCCACGCTAGAAATAGCGGACAGCTTGGCAAATGCCGATCCTTCTGTAAAAGCTGGGCGACTTGAAATTGAAATGCATCCTTGGTGGGCAGCAAAAGGGTATTACTTGCGTTAA
- a CDS encoding CYTH domain-containing protein translates to MQEIERKFLVNSLKFKEEASNSFPIAQGFLNTHAERTVRVRIKGTQGFLTIKGKSNESGTSRFEWETEIPIEEATQLLQLCESGIIEKIRYNIPLGNHVFEVDEFFGENEGLIVAEVELQQEHEAFQKPTWLGEEVTGHRKYYNSQLSKKPYKTWHHE, encoded by the coding sequence ATGCAAGAAATAGAGCGAAAATTTCTCGTAAACAGTCTAAAATTCAAAGAAGAAGCCAGCAATTCTTTCCCAATAGCGCAAGGTTTTCTCAATACGCACGCCGAACGTACGGTAAGAGTTCGCATCAAAGGAACGCAAGGATTTCTAACGATCAAAGGGAAATCGAACGAAAGTGGTACCAGTCGTTTTGAGTGGGAAACCGAAATTCCTATTGAAGAAGCAACGCAGCTTTTACAACTTTGCGAATCAGGAATCATTGAAAAAATTCGCTACAACATTCCGCTCGGAAATCACGTGTTTGAAGTAGATGAATTTTTCGGCGAAAACGAAGGATTAATTGTTGCAGAAGTGGAATTGCAACAGGAACATGAAGCATTTCAAAAACCGACTTGGCTTGGCGAAGAAGTCACAGGACATAGAAAATATTACAACTCACAACTCAGTAAAAAACCGTATAAAACTTGGCATCATGAATAA
- the dinB gene encoding DNA polymerase IV, producing the protein MDFDFPLRKIIHVDMDAFYASVEQLDNPELKGKPLAVGGGSKRGVVSAASYEARKFGVRSAMSGFLAKKRCPELIFVRPRFDRYKEISTQIRTIFYEYTDLVEPLSLDEAYLDVTQNKKGNPSASLIAEEIRAKILKDVGLTASAGISINKFIAKVASDYHKPNGQKTVPPEEVLEFLENLDIRKFYGVGKVTAERMYQLGIFTGKDLKTRDVDFLTEHFGKSGNFYYNVVRGIHLSAVKPNRIAKSVGAERTFSNNLTSEIFMLEKLENIAQELEKRLKRYDVSGKTITLKIKYSDFTTQTRSKTILYYISDKSLILETAKELLYQEKLKDSVRLLGISLSNLNTDKKEKKSSKVEEKKSISVQLKFDF; encoded by the coding sequence ATGGATTTCGATTTCCCTTTGCGAAAAATTATTCACGTAGATATGGACGCCTTTTATGCGTCTGTAGAACAGTTGGATAATCCTGAGTTGAAAGGAAAACCGTTGGCTGTTGGCGGCGGATCAAAACGCGGTGTGGTAAGCGCGGCAAGTTATGAAGCGCGAAAGTTTGGCGTACGCAGTGCCATGAGTGGATTTTTAGCCAAAAAACGCTGTCCTGAGTTGATTTTCGTTCGTCCACGATTTGATCGTTATAAGGAGATTTCCACCCAAATTCGCACTATTTTTTATGAATATACCGATCTCGTAGAACCGTTGTCGTTGGATGAAGCGTATTTGGATGTTACTCAGAATAAAAAAGGAAATCCCAGTGCGTCTTTGATTGCGGAAGAAATTCGTGCTAAAATTTTAAAAGATGTCGGTTTGACCGCTTCCGCGGGAATTTCCATTAACAAGTTCATTGCCAAAGTTGCCAGTGATTATCATAAACCTAATGGACAAAAAACCGTTCCGCCAGAAGAAGTATTGGAATTTTTAGAAAATTTAGACATTCGCAAGTTTTATGGCGTTGGAAAAGTGACTGCTGAACGCATGTATCAACTCGGAATTTTTACAGGAAAAGATTTAAAAACGAGAGACGTTGATTTTCTCACAGAACATTTTGGCAAATCGGGAAACTTCTATTACAATGTTGTGAGAGGCATTCATCTGAGCGCTGTAAAACCGAATAGAATTGCAAAATCGGTTGGTGCCGAACGTACATTTTCTAACAATTTGACCAGTGAAATTTTTATGTTGGAGAAGCTGGAAAATATTGCTCAAGAACTCGAAAAACGCTTGAAACGCTATGATGTTTCTGGAAAAACCATCACACTGAAAATTAAGTATAGTGATTTTACCACACAAACTCGCAGCAAAACCATTCTCTATTATATTTCGGATAAAAGCCTAATTCTGGAAACTGCCAAAGAGTTGCTGTATCAAGAGAAATTGAAAGATTCCGTACGTTTGTTAGGCATTTCTTTGAGCAATTTGAACACTGATAAGAAAGAGAAAAAATCTTCTAAAGTGGAAGAAAAAAAGAGTATTTCAGTTCAGTTGAAGTTTGATTTTTAG
- the pyk gene encoding pyruvate kinase, whose product MPKRKKTKIVATLGPASGSRETMKEMIEQGVDVFRINFSHANYEDVTERIAIIRELSEEYGFNTSILADLQGPKLRVGIMSEDVIVEPGDHIKFCTGEEFKGTSEKVYMNYQNFPRDVKAGERILLDDGKLIFEVVETDGVQEVTAKVIQGGPLKSKKGVNLPNTNISLPALTEKDINDAIFAISQDVDWMALSFVRHSQDLMDLQAIINEHSEHKIPIIAKIEKPEAVENIDKIVAYCDGLMVARGDLGVEVPAQEVPLIQKQLVLRAKKARIPVIIATQMMETMITSLTPTRAEVNDVANSVMDGADAVMLSGETSVGKYPVQVIQQMTKIIKSVEDSPLIQVPHSPPHIRTKRYITKSVCYHASHMANEIKAKAICTLTNSGYTAFQISAWRPASHILVFTSNKRILTQLSLLWGVKAFYYDKFVSTDDTVEDVNRIAKEKGFVKKDDMLINLAAMPITDKGMVNTLRVSLIE is encoded by the coding sequence ATGCCAAAAAGAAAAAAGACGAAAATAGTAGCGACGCTTGGCCCTGCATCAGGATCAAGAGAAACTATGAAAGAAATGATAGAGCAAGGCGTAGATGTGTTTCGCATCAACTTTTCGCATGCTAACTATGAAGACGTAACTGAACGTATTGCCATCATTAGAGAATTAAGTGAAGAATATGGTTTTAATACGTCCATACTTGCCGATTTACAAGGGCCAAAATTAAGAGTAGGCATCATGTCAGAAGATGTGATTGTAGAACCAGGCGATCACATAAAATTCTGTACAGGAGAAGAATTCAAAGGAACTTCTGAAAAAGTGTACATGAACTATCAAAACTTCCCAAGAGATGTAAAAGCGGGCGAACGCATATTATTAGACGACGGAAAACTTATTTTTGAAGTTGTAGAAACCGATGGCGTTCAAGAAGTAACTGCCAAAGTCATTCAAGGCGGACCGTTAAAGTCTAAAAAAGGAGTCAACTTGCCAAATACCAACATTTCGTTGCCAGCTTTGACAGAAAAAGATATCAATGATGCCATTTTTGCGATTAGTCAAGATGTAGATTGGATGGCACTTTCGTTTGTACGTCACAGTCAAGATTTAATGGACTTGCAAGCTATTATCAACGAACATTCGGAACATAAAATTCCAATCATTGCCAAAATAGAAAAGCCAGAAGCGGTAGAAAATATTGATAAAATTGTTGCCTATTGTGATGGTTTAATGGTTGCTCGTGGCGATTTAGGTGTAGAAGTACCTGCGCAAGAAGTACCACTAATTCAAAAGCAATTGGTATTGCGAGCTAAAAAAGCTAGAATTCCAGTAATCATTGCGACACAAATGATGGAAACTATGATTACGAGTTTAACACCAACAAGGGCTGAGGTAAATGACGTTGCCAACTCTGTGATGGATGGCGCTGATGCTGTAATGCTTTCTGGTGAAACTTCCGTTGGAAAATATCCAGTACAAGTCATTCAACAAATGACGAAAATCATCAAAAGTGTAGAAGATTCTCCGTTGATTCAAGTACCACATTCGCCACCGCACATTCGCACCAAACGATACATTACCAAATCAGTATGTTACCATGCATCGCACATGGCAAATGAAATCAAAGCAAAAGCCATTTGTACGTTGACAAATAGTGGATATACAGCGTTTCAAATCTCCGCTTGGCGACCAGCTTCACACATTTTAGTATTTACATCCAACAAAAGAATCTTAACACAATTAAGTTTACTTTGGGGCGTAAAAGCATTCTATTACGACAAATTTGTCAGTACCGATGATACCGTGGAAGATGTAAACCGAATAGCCAAAGAAAAAGGATTTGTCAAAAAAGATGACATGCTCATCAACTTAGCAGCGATGCCAATTACCGACAAAGGAATGGTAAATACCTTGCGTGTTTCGCTGATTGAATAA
- a CDS encoding IPExxxVDY family protein — MAIHKLFEDDFEEDNYMLIAIHCSAEDYRLAYLLNSNLNLKLARKQEDLDYNYMEASFSIYEWNDDENFVTWNLVANTSRQEVEQVASAGSLFSNQQGKRTVSKFLIPERKKVDFFVKISSENQVKSPKIILSKINAVAEVITAYILDANQLKSKNNLIFE, encoded by the coding sequence ATGGCAATTCATAAACTCTTTGAGGATGATTTTGAAGAAGATAATTACATGCTGATCGCAATTCATTGTTCAGCAGAAGATTATCGACTAGCGTATTTATTGAACAGCAATCTTAATCTAAAATTAGCACGAAAACAGGAAGATTTGGATTATAATTATATGGAAGCTTCTTTCTCAATTTACGAATGGAATGATGATGAAAACTTTGTCACTTGGAATTTGGTCGCCAATACAAGCCGCCAAGAAGTAGAACAAGTAGCAAGTGCAGGATCTTTATTTTCCAATCAACAAGGAAAAAGAACCGTTTCCAAATTCTTAATCCCAGAACGAAAAAAAGTTGATTTTTTTGTGAAAATATCAAGCGAAAATCAGGTGAAATCCCCTAAAATTATACTATCTAAAATAAATGCCGTAGCCGAAGTAATTACCGCGTATATTTTAGATGCAAATCAACTAAAATCTAAAAACAATTTAATTTTTGAGTAA
- the rnc gene encoding ribonuclease III, translating to MNFVRKILKSRSEVDGDFFVELEDILGFKTKKKKIYKKAFTHRSMNQKDSKGNSVNYERLEFLGDAMLSSVISAYLFNEVPSGNEGYLTKMRSKIVSREHLNELGRDLKLIDLVRSRIPKDNFGENIHGNLFEALIGAIFLDKGYKYCEKFIQLRVISPYVDIERLEGKVISYKSLLIEWCQKEKKNFKYDVYEDTGNDELKHFAVKLFIDNRVAGKARATSKKKAEEKASKRAFFAFQKQIMT from the coding sequence ATGAATTTCGTTCGCAAAATATTAAAGTCCCGATCTGAAGTAGATGGGGATTTTTTTGTTGAACTTGAAGATATTCTCGGATTTAAAACCAAAAAAAAGAAAATATATAAGAAAGCTTTTACGCATCGTTCGATGAATCAGAAAGACTCGAAAGGGAATTCTGTAAACTACGAACGACTAGAGTTTTTAGGTGATGCTATGTTGAGCAGTGTCATCTCTGCCTATCTTTTCAACGAAGTTCCTTCAGGAAATGAAGGCTATTTGACCAAAATGCGCTCTAAAATTGTGAGTCGCGAGCATTTAAACGAATTAGGGCGTGATTTAAAGTTAATTGATTTAGTGCGATCTCGCATTCCGAAAGACAATTTTGGTGAAAACATTCACGGAAATTTATTTGAAGCTTTAATTGGTGCTATTTTCTTGGATAAAGGCTACAAATACTGCGAAAAGTTTATTCAATTGCGTGTCATTTCTCCGTATGTAGACATTGAACGTTTGGAAGGAAAAGTAATCAGCTATAAAAGTTTGCTCATTGAATGGTGCCAAAAAGAAAAGAAAAACTTCAAATACGACGTATACGAAGACACCGGAAATGACGAATTGAAACATTTTGCAGTCAAACTTTTTATTGACAATCGCGTGGCGGGAAAAGCGCGCGCTACTTCCAAAAAGAAAGCAGAAGAAAAAGCATCCAAACGTGCATTTTTTGCCTTTCAAAAACAAATTATGACCTAA
- the fabF gene encoding beta-ketoacyl-ACP synthase II: MELKRVVVTGLGALTPIGNTVEEYWNALIAGKSGAAPVTHFDPEKFKTKFACEIKNFEVTDFIHRKEARRMDKFSQYAMVASDEAIVDAKLDMDSINKLRVGVVWGAGIGGLETFQEEMINFANGDGTPKFNPFFIPKMIADIAPGNISIKHGFMGPNYTTVSACASSANAMIDALNYIRLGHCDVIVTGGSEAAVTIAGMGGFNAMHAMSTRNDDPQTASRPFDANRDGFVLGEGAGAIILEEYEHAKARGAKIYAEVIGGGLSSDAYHMTAPHPDGIGVIAVMRNCLENAGMQPEEVDHINTHGTSTPLGDVAELKAISEVFGDHAKNININSTKSMTGHLLGAAGAIEAIASILAIEHGTVPPTINHSTVDENIDPSLNLTLNTAQQRDVKVAMSNTFGFGGHNACVLFKKLD; this comes from the coding sequence ATGGAATTAAAGCGAGTTGTAGTTACAGGTTTAGGAGCACTGACTCCAATCGGAAATACCGTTGAGGAATATTGGAATGCGCTTATAGCTGGAAAAAGCGGAGCCGCGCCAGTAACACATTTTGATCCTGAAAAGTTTAAAACAAAATTCGCCTGTGAAATCAAAAATTTTGAAGTCACAGATTTTATCCACAGAAAAGAAGCAAGACGAATGGATAAGTTTTCGCAATATGCAATGGTCGCTTCTGATGAAGCTATTGTAGACGCGAAACTTGACATGGATAGCATTAACAAATTACGCGTTGGTGTGGTTTGGGGCGCAGGAATTGGAGGCTTAGAAACATTTCAAGAAGAAATGATCAACTTTGCCAACGGTGACGGAACTCCAAAATTCAATCCGTTCTTTATCCCGAAAATGATTGCAGATATTGCGCCTGGAAATATTTCCATCAAACATGGATTTATGGGGCCAAATTACACGACGGTATCTGCATGTGCATCATCAGCCAATGCGATGATTGATGCTTTAAATTATATTAGATTAGGACATTGTGATGTGATTGTCACAGGTGGAAGTGAAGCTGCTGTAACCATTGCTGGTATGGGCGGTTTCAATGCTATGCACGCCATGTCGACACGAAACGATGATCCACAAACAGCTTCCAGACCATTTGATGCCAACCGTGACGGTTTTGTATTAGGAGAAGGCGCAGGTGCCATTATTTTAGAAGAATATGAGCATGCGAAAGCCAGAGGTGCTAAAATATATGCGGAAGTCATTGGTGGCGGATTGTCATCCGATGCGTATCACATGACAGCTCCACATCCTGATGGAATTGGAGTGATTGCTGTAATGCGAAACTGTTTGGAAAATGCAGGAATGCAGCCAGAAGAAGTAGATCATATCAATACACACGGAACATCAACGCCATTAGGTGATGTAGCAGAACTGAAAGCGATTTCTGAAGTATTTGGTGATCACGCTAAAAACATAAACATCAATTCTACCAAGTCCATGACTGGACATTTATTAGGAGCAGCAGGCGCTATTGAAGCAATTGCGTCCATCCTTGCCATTGAGCATGGAACGGTGCCGCCAACAATAAATCATTCTACGGTAGATGAAAATATTGATCCGAGTTTAAACTTAACACTGAACACAGCCCAACAACGAGACGTAAAAGTCGCCATGAGCAACACATTTGGTTTCGGTGGGCACAATGCGTGTGTATTATTTAAAAAGTTAGACTAG
- a CDS encoding acyl carrier protein produces the protein MSDIASRVKAIIVDKLGVDENEVVPEGSFTNDLGADSLDTVELIMEFEKEFDIQIPDDQAENIATVGQAISYIEEAKK, from the coding sequence ATGTCAGACATTGCATCACGAGTAAAAGCGATTATCGTAGACAAATTAGGTGTAGATGAGAACGAAGTAGTTCCAGAAGGAAGCTTTACAAACGACTTAGGAGCAGATTCACTGGATACTGTTGAATTGATTATGGAATTCGAAAAAGAATTTGATATTCAAATTCCAGACGATCAAGCAGAGAACATTGCAACTGTAGGTCAAGCTATCTCTTACATTGAAGAAGCTAAAAAGTAA
- the purN gene encoding phosphoribosylglycinamide formyltransferase, which produces MKRIAIFASGSGTNAENIIRYFQEQNTASVVQILTNNPHAKVLERAKNHKISGLSFNRTALYRSDDVLHLLQSAQIDLIVLAGFLWKFPKHILAAFPNKVVNIHPALLPKYGGKGMYGKHVHTAVIANKEKESGITIHFVNENYDEGAIIFQAKTNVIENDTPETLAEKIHQLEYKHFPEVIAQVLTNS; this is translated from the coding sequence ATGAAGCGCATCGCAATTTTTGCTTCAGGTTCCGGAACTAATGCTGAAAATATTATTCGATATTTTCAAGAGCAAAATACTGCTTCCGTTGTTCAAATCTTGACTAACAATCCCCATGCCAAAGTTTTAGAACGAGCTAAAAATCACAAAATCAGTGGTTTAAGCTTCAATAGAACCGCTTTATATCGCAGTGATGATGTTCTTCATTTGCTGCAAAGTGCTCAAATTGACTTAATTGTACTGGCTGGGTTTTTATGGAAATTTCCAAAACACATTCTGGCCGCTTTCCCCAATAAGGTGGTGAATATCCATCCTGCTTTGCTTCCAAAATATGGAGGAAAAGGCATGTATGGAAAACACGTGCACACTGCTGTCATTGCAAATAAAGAAAAAGAAAGTGGTATAACGATACATTTTGTCAATGAAAATTATGATGAAGGTGCTATTATCTTCCAAGCAAAGACAAATGTTATCGAAAATGACACACCCGAAACGCTAGCAGAAAAAATTCATCAACTCGAATACAAACACTTTCCAGAAGTTATTGCGCAAGTGCTTACAAATTCATAA
- the rnhA gene encoding ribonuclease HI, with protein MADVHIYTDGSSRGNPGPGGYGIVMEWVGKPYHKEFSEGYRKTTNNRMELLAVIVALEKLKFMHTNVKVFTDSKYVVDSVEKKWVFGWEKKGFSGKKNTDLWIRFLKIYRKHIVRFQWIKGHNNHPQNERCDFLAVEASKKEKVKIDTFFENEQRKLL; from the coding sequence ATGGCAGACGTACATATTTACACAGATGGTTCCTCTAGAGGAAATCCAGGCCCTGGCGGTTATGGAATTGTCATGGAATGGGTTGGAAAACCGTATCACAAAGAATTTTCGGAAGGATATCGAAAAACGACTAACAATCGTATGGAATTGTTGGCGGTCATAGTAGCCTTAGAGAAATTAAAGTTTATGCATACAAATGTAAAAGTGTTTACCGATTCTAAATATGTGGTAGATTCCGTTGAAAAGAAATGGGTTTTTGGTTGGGAGAAAAAAGGATTTTCTGGAAAAAAGAACACGGATTTGTGGATTCGTTTTTTAAAAATTTACCGAAAACACATCGTACGTTTTCAATGGATTAAAGGGCATAACAACCATCCACAAAATGAACGTTGCGACTTTTTAGCCGTAGAAGCTTCTAAAAAAGAAAAGGTTAAAATTGATACTTTCTTCGAAAATGAGCAGCGCAAGTTGCTATAA
- a CDS encoding START domain-containing protein — protein MKIHIAILSLLVFSPVFSQKNWKLKKDKDDVKIYVKSTESSSLKLFKAEMTVKSSLNDVLNVILDGDKLKDWNYKALDSKLLSKSSENDYLLWLALDLPWPVRNRDVVIALKILRITDDVVKIDISAASERYAENDDYLRITTFEGYWLLEQIGDSVKVTHQMFGDPGGSLPNWFINSTITRAPHYNFVALKELVE, from the coding sequence ATGAAAATTCACATTGCTATTCTTAGTTTACTAGTCTTTTCGCCCGTTTTTTCACAAAAAAATTGGAAACTCAAAAAAGACAAAGACGACGTAAAAATCTATGTAAAATCTACAGAATCGAGCAGTTTGAAGCTTTTTAAAGCCGAAATGACTGTTAAAAGTTCCTTAAATGATGTGTTAAATGTCATTCTGGATGGCGACAAGCTAAAAGATTGGAATTACAAAGCATTGGACAGCAAATTATTGAGTAAATCTTCAGAAAACGATTATTTACTTTGGTTGGCACTCGATCTTCCTTGGCCCGTTCGCAACCGCGATGTGGTGATTGCTTTAAAAATATTGAGAATTACGGATGATGTTGTAAAAATTGACATTTCAGCAGCTTCCGAACGGTATGCCGAAAACGACGATTATTTGCGCATCACCACGTTTGAAGGCTATTGGCTGTTAGAGCAAATTGGAGATTCTGTAAAAGTGACACATCAAATGTTTGGCGATCCAGGTGGAAGCTTGCCAAACTGGTTTATAAATAGTACCATTACCCGAGCGCCACATTATAATTTTGTGGCTTTAAAAGAATTGGTAGAATAG